Proteins from one Coffea arabica cultivar ET-39 chromosome 8c, Coffea Arabica ET-39 HiFi, whole genome shotgun sequence genomic window:
- the LOC113705698 gene encoding mitogen-activated protein kinase kinase kinase 20-like, producing MWIRGKTLGSGSFGFVSIAKTIPCSFPDDEEDQLFFDLPPIIAVKSAEFSCSESLQRERLLLHEFQNCPQIIHCYGADVSKEDGHLLYNMLLEFASGGSLADYVHDSQYGLLEGEVKQFTRSVLLGLSYIHAEGYAHCDIKPANILLVDDEEGNRTAKVSDFGLATKVSKRRTGRKRKKGNRGTLFYMAPESVMLGECDSKVDIWALGCTVIEMFTKKPAWDFDFDQCTDLDDFDEFFDRIKNEEVEIPRGLSKDAQDFLAKCLIKNPGLRWTADMLLSHPFVSGLDKAPVDQEISEESAFSTIGSSEDDESSEDMDSIKPMLLLKNLARLDKVAAENSVSDRSLGLKPTLNESVSEKSYEFPLFKRRKGLDPEVLYEAIQCNANFGFLQAC from the coding sequence ATGTGGATTAGAGGAAAAACCCTCGGCAGTGGTAGCTTTGGCTTTGTGTCGATAGCCAAGACTATCCCATGCAGCTTCCCGGACGATGAAGAAGATCAATTGTTCTTTGATCTTCCGCCCATTATCGCAGTCAAGTCAGCAGAGTTTTCCTGTTCTGAGTCTCTTCAGAGGGAGAGATTATTGCTTCATGAATTTCAGAACTGCCCACAAATCATCCATTGTTATGGTGCCGACGTAAGCAAAGAAGACGGTCATTTACTGTATAACATGTTGCTTGAGTTTGCCTCTGGTGGAAGCTTGGCGGATTACGTTCATGACTCTCAATATGGTTTGCTTGAGGGGGAAGTTAAACAGTTTACACGATCGGTGCTTCTGGGATTGAGTTACATTCACGCAGAGGGTTACGCGCATTGTGATATAAAGCCGGCCAATATCCTACTGGTTGATGACGAAGAGGGAAACAGAACGGCAAAGGTTTCTGATTTTGGGCTCGCAACAAAGGTTTCGAAAAGGCGGACagggaggaaaagaaagaagggtaACAGGGGAACGTTGTTTTATATGGCTCCTGAGTCAGTTATGTTGGGTGAATGTGATTCTAAGGTGGACATTTGGGCACTTGGTTGTACTGTTATAGAGATGTTTACCAAGAAACCCGCCTGGGACTTTGATTTTGATCAATGTACTGATCTTGATGATTTTGATGAGTTCTTTGACCGGATTAAGAATGAAGAGGTGGAAATTCCACGTGGGTTGTCGAAGGATGCTCAGGATTTCCTGGCAAAGTGTTTGATCAAGAATCCTGGATTAAGGTGGACTGCAGATATGCTTTTGAGTCATCCGTTTGTTTCAGGTTTGGACAAAGCTCCTGTTGATCAGGAAATCTCAGAGGAATCAGCGTTTAGTACAATCGGAAGCTCTGAGGATGATGAATCAAGTGAGGACATGGATTCGATCAAGCCAATGTTGCTGCTGAAGAATCTTGCTAGACTGGataaagttgcagcagagaacTCTGTTTCTGACAGGAGCTTGGGTTTGAAGCCAACACTGAATGAATCCGTTTCAGAGAAATCctatgaattcccactcttCAAGAGGAGAAAAGGATTGGATcctgaagttctttatgaagCAATCCAGTGCAATGCCAATTTTGGATTTTTACAAGCCTGTTGA
- the LOC113705478 gene encoding probable methyltransferase PMT20, whose product MKHREKDGKPSSHPDKSSRTIPMAIMFIVLCGFSFYLGGIFCSEKDRYETVEDAIESPKSIAAGPLQIKDVSFPECGLDYQAYTPCTDPRRWKKYGLHRLTFLERHCPPAFERKECLVPPPDGYKLPIRWPKSRDQCWYRNVPYDWINKQKSNQHWLKKEGDKFLFPGGGTMFPNGVGEYVDRMQKLIPGMKDGTIRTAIDTGCGVASWGGDLLDHNILTVSLAPRDNHEAQVQFALERGIPAILGIISTQRLPFPSNSFDMAHCSRCLIPWTEFGGIYLLEIHRILRPGGFWVLSGPPVNYENRWRGWNTTIEEQKSDYEKLQELLTSMCFTFYKKKDDIAVWQKSSDNNCYKKLDSPDNYPTKCDDGTEPDSAWYTPLRPCAVVPDNKYKKLGLNSIPKWPQRLHVAPERVTDVRGGSDGAFNHDDSKWKARAKHYKKLLPAIGTDKIRNVMDMNTLYGGFAAALIDDPLWVMNVVSSYASNTLAVVFDRGLIGTYHDWCEAFSTYPRTYDILHVDGLFTAESHRCEMKYVLLEMDRILRPNGYAIVRESSFYVDAVAAIAKGMKWGCRKEDTEYGVDKEKILICQKKLWYSSTKQTS is encoded by the exons ATGAAGCACAGGGAGAAAGATGGAAAACCGTCATCTCATCCAGATAAAAGTTCAAGGACAATTCCCATGGCAATAATGTTTATCGTGCTATGTGGCTTTTCATTTTATCTTGGAGGAATCTTTTGTTCTGAGAAGGACAGATATGAAACTGTTGAAGATGCAATTGAATCACCCAAGTCAATTGCTGCAGGCCCTCTCCAAATAAAAGATGTTTCCTTTCCTGAATGTGGCCTCGATTATCAGGCCTACACTCCATGCACTGATCCAAGG AGATGGAAGAAGTATGGTTTGCATAGGCTGACTTTTCTAGAAAGGCATTGCCCTCCAGCATTTGAAAGGAAAGAATGCTTGGTTCCCCCGCCAGATGGCTATAAGTTGCCCATCAGATGGCCTAAGAGCCGAGATCAGTGTTGGTACAG AAATGTTCCATATGACTGGATTAACAAACAAAAGTCCAATCAACATTGGCTGAAGAAAGAAGGGGACAAGTTCCTCTTTCCTGGTGGAGGTACCATGTTCCCCAACGGAGTTGGAGAGTATGTTGATCGGATGCAGAAACTCATTCCCGGAATGAAGGATGGGACTATCCGCACTGCCATTGATACTGGGTGTGGG GTTGCAAGCTGGGGAGGTGATTTACTAGACCACAATATTTTGACAGTCTCCCTTGCACCAAGAGATAATCACGAGGCTCAAGTTCAGTTTGCTCTTGAACGTGGGATTCCTGCGATTTTGGGAATCATTTCAACACAGAGACTTCCTTTTCCATCAAATTCATTTGACATGGCTCATTGCTCAAGATGCCTCATCCCATGGACTGAATTCG gtggAATTTACCTTCTTGAAATACATCGTATACTTCGTCCTGGGGGTTTTTGGGTTCTCTCTGGCCCACCTGTGAACTATGAAAACCGCTGGAGAGGATGGAATACTACTATTGAAGAGCAGAAATCAGACTATGAAAAATTGCAAGAATTGCTTACTTCCATGTGCTTCACATTTTACAAGAAGAAGGATGATATTGCTGTGTGGCAGAAATCTTCAGATAATAACTGCTACAAGAAGCTTGATTCTCCAGATAACTACCCAACAAAGTGCGATGATGGTACTGAGCCAGATTCAGCTTGGTACACTCCACTTCGGCCTTGTGCTGTTGTTCCTGATAATAAGTACAAGAAATTAGGGTTGAACTCAATTCCCAAATGGCCCCAAAGACTGCATGTTGCTCCTGAACGTGTTACAGATGTTCGTGGTGGCAGTGATGGTGCTTTCAATCATGATGATAGTAAATGGAAGGCACGAGCTAAGCACTATAAGAAGTTGTTGCCTGCAATCGGGACGGATAAGATAAGAAATGTGATGGATATGAACACATTGTATGGAGGTTTTGCGGCGGCTTTGATTGATGATCCCTTGTGGGTGATGAATGTGGTTTCCTCATATGCAAGCAATACACTTGCTGTGGTGTTTGACCGGGGCCTTATTGGAACCTACCATGACTG GTGCGAGGCTTTTTCAACATATCCAAGAACTTACGATATACTTCATGTAGATGGCCTCTTCACTGCTGAAAGCCACAG ATGTGAAATGAAGTACGTCTTGCTGGAGATGGATCGCATATTGCGGCCTAACGGGTATGCAATCGTCCGCGAGTCCAGCTTTTATGTTGATGCTGTTGCAGCCATAGCTAAGGGCATGAAATGGGGATGCCGTAAAGAAGATACAGAGTATGGTGTTGACAAGGAGAAGATATTGATTTGCCAGAAGAAGCTCTGGTATTCTTCCACTAAGCAGACTTCATGA
- the LOC113705700 gene encoding uncharacterized protein has protein sequence MWVYNPREEIEFEKGQLFTNVDSFRAVLKDSVIQKGFPVVRLKNEKTRVTAICGIDGCKWRIHASPVVDFITFMIKSYQPEHTCVMDKSNVEATSDWIAKKLVPLVRDHPNISSQGIEAEMITKYGIKPSYIQLFREKKKAEEEIQGNFNDSYGKLPKAQILRIFVSFRAQKTGFLEGCRPFIGFDGCHLKGPFGGVLLTAVALDGNDSIFSIAFAVAECENKETWSWFFHFFEEFFGPFNSHLPLTFMSDRQKGLTLLMRRFFQILVVDIVAGTFAATSSSKFPGMLLNSFLWKAAKSYDQISHNEAMSTIKDINIQA, from the exons ATGTGGGTGTACAATCCAAGAGAAGAGATTGAGTTTGAGAAGGGCCAATTATTCACCAATGTGGATTCCTTTAGAGCAGTTTTGAAGGATTCTGTCATCCAAAAGGGATTTCCAGTAGTAAGATTGAAGAATGAGAAAACTAGAGTGACAGCTATTTGTGGTATAGATGGTTGCAAATGGAGAATTCATGCAAGTCCTGTGGTTGATTTTATCACTTTTATGATTAAATCTTACCAACCTGAACACACTTGTGTGATGGATAAAAGTAATGTAGAAGCCACGTCAGATTGGATTGCAAAGAAGTTGGTGCCTTTGGTGAGAGATCATCCTAACATATCTAGCCAGGGCATAGAAGCAGAGATGATAACTAAGTATGGTATTAAACCAAGTTACATACAgctttttagagaaaaaaagaaagcagaAGAGGAGATTCAAGGAAACTTCAATGATTCTTATGGCAAATTACCAAA AGCCCAGATTTTAAGAATATTTGTTAGCTTTAGAGCACAGAAAACTGGTTTTCTTGAAGGTTGCAGGCCATTCATTGGCTTTGATGGCTGTCACTTGAAGGGTCCCTTTGGTGGTGTTTTACTCACAGCAGTGGCCTTAGATGGGAATGATAGTAtattttcaattgcatttgctGTAGCTGAATGTGAAAACAAGGAAACATGGAGCTGGTTCTTTCACTTTTTTGAGGAGTTTTTTGGACCATTCAATAGCCACTTACCTTTAACCTTTATGAGTGATAGGCAAAAG GGCTTAACCTTGCTTATGAGGAGATTTTTCCAAATACTAGTGGTAGATATTGTTGCAGGCACATTTGCAGCAACTTCAAGCAGCAAATTTCCAGGCATGCTACTTAATAGTTTCTTGTGGAAGGCAGCAAAGAGTTATGATCAGATAAGTCACAATGAAGCAATGTCAACCATTAAAGACATCAACATACAGGCTTGA